One region of Choristoneura fumiferana chromosome 3, NRCan_CFum_1, whole genome shotgun sequence genomic DNA includes:
- the LOC141426390 gene encoding LOW QUALITY PROTEIN: coiled-coil and C2 domain-containing protein 1-like (The sequence of the model RefSeq protein was modified relative to this genomic sequence to represent the inferred CDS: deleted 1 base in 1 codon), with the protein MFRKPQKPSSGKKTNLAQFGLLDMPDVDDDDEPMDMSDDDIDLEAELAAIGGSARQRPRKPVPVLAAKLDAMIAASLQDVPSDEDVSADEDDPELLSELNELGLDEAAPAPPGPRAAPPPPASTDSSTISLLQDRITNYTVAERNAKASGESSRARRFGRGLKTLNDLLKQAKAGKSISNDDIPPPVAVGARRPGSPCLRRRKPLGLRLEPRPPYQRAPVRRSPRAVSLPPDDPPTPPPRAHEPSTPEPREPPPPPPVEANPARQQGLQIILKRQQEFKAAALASKHAGDKPLALEYLKVVKQFDMVVAAYRGGEEMDLSELPTPDMVAAGVRSQRGEEQMQGATESPPEPPPTEAPALITATTMEEALRQRLAGFQEQEAKAKEQGNSSRARRMGRIVKQYQDAIKLHAAGRPVPVDELPPLAGYGPIPTDGAPTPPAPASAPASRPAPAQPAASQKATRYDKQLVLLLHRQKEFREAALKAKKAGNIEQAREYLRAAKGFDAVIDAAKGGLAVDLKSLPLPPQAKKQLEHTFDVVTAEDCTPPDDSPASPMTGSDDDVLTRIQQQLMSQLKLCQTNRDHYRAMGNIAEMNRFENHAVRVKQDLDVIVVAKSLNQAPPKVHFESRQFAVVQCNTDLNENDLELTIVRGISYNVPNPKEVDTYVKFDFPYPQDAPVSDRTSQVKDTNNPEYNAVFPLAIHRGARPCLRVFKRHGIKFEVYSRGGWFSRDSLLGTATVKLAPLETQVTIHEAFQLMDGRRPAGGSLEIKLRVRTPLLQQQIESTTHRWLVIDN; encoded by the exons ATGTTTCGGAAACCCCAGAAACCTAGTTCCGGCAAGAAAACCAACTTGGCGCAG TTTGGCCTCCTAGACATGCCTGATGTGGATGATGACGATGAGCCAATGGACATGTCGGACGATGACATTGACCTGGAGGCTGAACTGGCTGCCATCGGCGGCAGCGCACGGCAGCGACCCAGGAAGCCTGTGCCAGTGCTAGCTGCCAAACTGGATGCCATGATAGCCGCGAGCTTGCAAGATGTGCCTTCGGATGAAGATGTCTCAG CTGATGAAGACGACCCAGAGCTTCTCAGCGAGCTAAACGAGCTGGGGTTGGACGAGGcggcccccgcgccccccgggCCCCGCGCTGCGCCCCCGCCGCCCGCCAGCACTGACAGCAGCACCATCAGTCTGCTGCAGGACAGAATCACTAACTACACCGTCGCTGAGAGAAACGCGAAGGCCAGTGGGGAGAGTAGTCGCGCCAGGAG GTTCGGCAGAGGCCTGAAGACCCTAAACGACTTGCTGAAGCAAGCGAAGGCCGGCAAAAGCATCAGCAACGACGACATCCCGCCGCCGGTGGCCGtcggcgcc cgccgcccgggGAGCCCGTGCCTGCGCCGCCGGAAGCCCCTCGGCCTCCGCTTAGAACCGCGCCCTCCGTACCAGAGAGCCCCAG TCCGCAGGTCCCCCCGCGCAGTATCCCTCCCCCCGGACGACCCCCCTACCCCGCCCCCGCGTGCCCACGAGCCCAGCACTCCCGAGCCGCGGGAGCCGCCCCCACCACCCCCCGTAGAGGCCAACCCCGCCAGGCAGCAGGGCTTGCAGATCATACTCA AACGTCAGCAAGAATTCAAAGCCGCTGCCTTGGCTTCAAAACACGCGGGCGACAAGCCTTTAGCCTTGGAGTACTTGAAGGTGGTGAAACAGTTCGACATGGTGGTCGCTGCGTACAGGGGAGGGGAGGAGATGGATCTGAGCGAATTGCCGACGCCTGACATGGTCGCTGCGGGGGTGCGGTCGCAAAGGGGGGAGGAACAGATGCAGGGGGCTACtg AATCGCCGCCAGAGCCTCCCCCGACGGAGGCACCGGCTCTCATCACGGCTACCACCATGGAGGAAGCTTTGAGACAGAGGCTGGCTGGTTTCcag gAACAAGAGGCGAAAGCGAAGGAGCAGGGCAATTCGTCGCGCGCTCGTCGAATGGGCCGCATAGTGAAGCAATACCAGGACGCCATCAAACTGCACGCCGCCGGCCGCCCCGTGCCTGTGGACGAGTTGCCCCCGCTCGCCGGGTACGGGCCTATACCCACTGATGGG GCGCCGACACCGCCCGCTCCCGCCTCCGCCCCCGCTTCtcgccccgcgcccgcgcagccaGCCGCCTCCCAGAAGGCGACGCGATACGACAAACAACTAGTGTTGCTGCTGCACCGACAGAAAGAGTTTAGGGAAGCCGCCCTCAAAGCCAAGAAGGCTG GTAACATAGAACAAGCTAGGGAATACCTCCGCGCGGCCAAAGGTTTCGACGCAGTGATAGACGCTGCAAAAGGCGGACTTGCCGTCGATCTGAAATCTCTCCCACTGCCTCCGCAGGCTAAGAAGCAGCTTGAACACAC TTTCGACGTAGTGACGGCGGAGGACTGCACGCCTCCCGACGACTCCCCCGCGAGTCCAATGACGGGCTCTGATGACGACGTACTCACCAGGATACAGCAGCAGCTGATGAGCCAACTCAAACTCTGCCAG ACAAACCGAGACCACTACCGAGCGATGGGCAACATAGCAGAGATGAACAGATTTGAAAACCACGCCGTGCGCGTCAAGCAGGACTTGGACGTTATTGTGGTGGCCAAGAG tttgAATCAAGCCCCGCCCAAGGTTCACTTCGAGTCACGGCAGTTCGCCGTAGTACAATGCAACACAGACCTTAACGAGAACGACTTAGAGCTCACTATCGTGAGGGGTATATCGTATAACGTACCAAATCCCAAGGAAGTTGATACTTACGTTAAATTCGATTTTCCTTATCCTCAA GATGCGCCGGTATCAGACCGCACATCGCAAGTCAAAGACACGAATAATCCCGAATACAACGCCGTGTTCCCGCTGGCCATTCACCGCGGCGCGCGGCCCTGCCTGCGGGTGTTCAAACGGCACGGCATCAAGTTTGAAGTCTATTCCAGGGG CGGATGGTTCTCGAGGGACTCCCTACTCGGCACCGCCACCGTCAAACTGGCGCCTTTGGAGACCCAGGTCACCATACACGAGGCTTTCCAG CTGATGGATGGTCGGCGGCCGGCAGGTGGCTCCCTAGAAATAAAGCTGCGTGTACGCACACCCTTGCTACAGCAGCAGATTGAAAGCACCACGCACCGCTGGCTCGTCATAGACAATTGA